In Xenorhabdus nematophila ATCC 19061, one DNA window encodes the following:
- the fliI gene encoding flagellar protein export ATPase FliI, with protein sequence MTARLGRWLAALDVLEKRLEKRLEKTPKVRRYGRLTRATGLILEATGLHMPLGATCLIERQNGKIIEEVESEVVGFNGEKLLLMPMEELEGIVPGARVYARSYGEEAGSGRRLPLGPELLGRVLDGAGRPLDGLPAPDTSYRAPLTTTPFNPLQRTPISDVLDVGVRAINSLLTVGRGQRMGLFAGSGVGKSVLLGMMARYTQADVIVVGLIGERGREVKDFIENILGVEGLSRSVVVAAPADVSPLLRMQGASYATRIAEDFRDRGKHVLLIMDSLTRYSMAQREIALAIGEPPATKGYPPSVFAKLPALVERAGNGVSDGGSITAFYTVLTEGDDQQDPIADAARAILDGHIVLSRSLAESGHYPAIDIAASISRAMTALIDNTHYRRIQFFKQLLSSYQRNRDLINVGAYAAGSDPLLDKAIELYPYMAQFLQQGIDERSEYDMACTQLQQLIPT encoded by the coding sequence ATGACGGCAAGACTCGGGCGCTGGCTGGCTGCATTGGATGTACTGGAAAAACGTCTGGAAAAACGTCTGGAAAAAACACCTAAAGTGCGCCGCTATGGGCGCCTCACCCGTGCGACAGGCTTGATTCTGGAAGCCACTGGCTTACACATGCCCCTTGGCGCAACCTGTCTGATTGAGCGCCAGAATGGTAAAATAATTGAAGAAGTTGAAAGTGAAGTTGTCGGCTTCAATGGCGAAAAACTCTTGTTAATGCCAATGGAAGAACTGGAAGGCATTGTGCCGGGTGCCCGCGTTTATGCCCGTTCTTATGGCGAAGAGGCGGGCAGCGGGCGCCGCCTGCCCCTGGGGCCTGAATTACTCGGCAGAGTTCTGGATGGTGCGGGACGCCCCCTTGATGGTTTGCCTGCCCCGGACACAAGTTATCGTGCCCCCCTGACAACAACCCCGTTTAACCCTCTGCAACGCACTCCAATCAGCGATGTGCTCGATGTTGGTGTTCGTGCTATCAATTCCTTGTTGACCGTTGGACGCGGGCAGCGCATGGGATTGTTTGCAGGCTCGGGGGTGGGTAAAAGTGTATTGCTCGGCATGATGGCTCGCTATACCCAGGCTGATGTGATCGTCGTAGGACTGATTGGTGAACGTGGCCGGGAAGTGAAAGACTTTATCGAAAATATTCTGGGTGTTGAAGGATTGTCGCGCTCAGTGGTTGTCGCAGCACCTGCTGATGTTTCACCATTGCTACGAATGCAAGGGGCCTCTTACGCGACCCGCATTGCCGAAGATTTTCGCGATCGCGGTAAACATGTATTGTTAATTATGGATTCCCTGACTCGCTACAGCATGGCCCAACGCGAAATTGCACTGGCTATCGGCGAACCCCCCGCCACTAAAGGTTATCCCCCTTCCGTCTTTGCCAAATTACCCGCTCTGGTAGAAAGAGCCGGTAACGGCGTCAGTGACGGCGGTTCAATTACGGCATTTTATACCGTACTAACAGAAGGTGATGACCAGCAAGACCCGATTGCCGATGCTGCCCGGGCCATCCTGGATGGTCATATTGTGCTATCGCGCTCACTGGCAGAATCAGGCCACTATCCGGCCATTGATATTGCAGCCTCCATCAGCCGTGCCATGACCGCATTAATCGACAATACCCATTATCGCCGGATACAGTTCTTTAAACAGTTACTTTCCAGTTATCAGCGTAACCGGGATTTAATCAACGTCGGCGCTTATGCAGCAGGAAGTGATCCTTTATTGGATAAAGCCATTGAACTTTACCCGTACATGGCTCAGTTTCTGCAACAAGGCATTGATGAGCGCAGTGAATATGACATGGCCTGTACCCAGCTTCAGCAATTAATACCGACATAA
- the fliH gene encoding flagellar assembly protein FliH, with the protein MSDKPSKGNWQPWQPGELTQWESLQAKLEPMNEAQEPSEQEILLKQAKMLDALKEQARQAGHAQGLAEGHVQGYEQGFQEGHQAGLEQGLQETRQQQQVVIDQWKALLTDFSHSLDGLDTVIASRLMQLSLTAAQHILGQPAVCDGTALLNQIREFIQQEPMFSGKPLLRVHPQNIPLVEQQLGDVLALHGWRLVADNKLHPGGCKISADEGDLDASLATRWHEMCRLVTSGEL; encoded by the coding sequence ATGTCTGATAAGCCAAGCAAAGGAAACTGGCAGCCCTGGCAGCCGGGAGAATTGACTCAGTGGGAATCTTTGCAGGCAAAACTGGAGCCGATGAATGAGGCACAAGAGCCGAGTGAACAAGAAATTCTACTGAAACAGGCAAAAATGCTTGATGCACTGAAAGAACAGGCACGTCAGGCCGGCCATGCGCAAGGCCTTGCAGAAGGCCATGTACAAGGCTATGAACAAGGATTCCAGGAAGGCCATCAGGCCGGACTGGAGCAGGGTTTGCAGGAAACCAGACAACAACAGCAAGTTGTTATCGATCAATGGAAAGCATTACTGACGGACTTCAGCCATTCATTAGATGGCCTGGATACCGTTATCGCTTCACGTCTGATGCAGCTTTCGCTCACAGCAGCTCAGCATATTTTAGGGCAGCCCGCAGTTTGTGACGGCACCGCCCTGTTGAATCAAATCCGTGAGTTTATCCAGCAAGAGCCGATGTTCAGCGGTAAACCACTATTGCGTGTCCATCCACAAAACATTCCTCTGGTCGAGCAACAACTGGGCGATGTTCTGGCTTTGCATGGCTGGCGCTTGGTTGCAGATAACAAACTGCATCCGGGCGGCTGTAAAATCAGTGCTGATGAAGGGGATCTGGATGCCAGTTTAGCAACACGCTGGCACGAAATGTGCCGTCTGGTTACCTCGGGAGAATTGTGA
- the fliJ gene encoding flagellar export protein FliJ — translation MQQHSPLVTLRELAQNAAEKAASRLAQIQQSHQQMEQQLTALMNYQDEYRTRLNNTLSSGMSCSTWQNYQQFMKTLEMAIEQHKLQLNQWKKRLEQALSQWQEKQQRLNAFDTLQQRAEHNLKLHQNRMEQKQMDEYAQRGAQRRMKQ, via the coding sequence ATGCAACAACACTCCCCTCTCGTGACTTTGCGTGAACTCGCCCAAAATGCGGCAGAAAAAGCGGCATCCCGGCTTGCACAAATTCAGCAAAGTCATCAGCAAATGGAGCAACAACTCACGGCGTTGATGAATTATCAGGATGAATATCGTACCCGTTTGAATAACACTCTCAGCAGCGGTATGTCCTGCTCGACCTGGCAAAATTATCAGCAGTTTATGAAAACGCTGGAAATGGCCATTGAACAGCACAAATTACAGCTCAATCAATGGAAAAAACGACTTGAGCAAGCCCTGTCACAATGGCAGGAAAAACAACAGCGCCTGAACGCCTTCGACACACTACAGCAGCGGGCAGAGCATAATCTGAAGTTACACCAAAATCGCATGGAGCAAAAACAAATGGATGAGTACGCACAACGTGGTGCACAACGGAGAATGAAACAATGA
- a CDS encoding flagellar hook-length control protein FliK, translating to MNLTLLPTDLKLTAKNPEKNQPTLNDPINNSHSSQFGQLLNAETAAMQKPIVQAGKHDLKVGKPAADTIAESEWSQSQSVSDNAVEDKLQTGVTLQGNKAEFTLLKDDDLLSADALSAVIPVQIAGLVNPPTNSVTLTENTDGLAENDLPEGENTLTHILPGKNAKDTELANADLDEDMPLSATQDATLNPKSEDAANIRPVLTPIAGQVKLATSNKAEYSLSFQNSALSRNTASSNNKEVNLFQTAIQSAPALTAATIETTPVDSPVALTTSPLLSAGQHVTGQQPAGHFQLNGTTLPILNAHLGSEEWQQQLNQHVLFFNRNGLQQAELRLHPQELGALHIRMSVEDNQAQLHFMSAHQNVRAALEAALPGLRHALADNGIQLAQSSINSDAQGNWQQEHHTHHHANDHSNSRANVQGHNLNPATGVTASHTSVIHLTPQQLASTRGGIDTFA from the coding sequence ATGAATCTCACTCTTTTGCCGACTGATTTGAAACTCACGGCTAAAAATCCGGAAAAAAATCAGCCGACGTTGAATGATCCCATAAACAACAGCCATTCTTCTCAATTTGGGCAACTTCTCAATGCAGAAACAGCCGCTATGCAGAAGCCCATAGTTCAGGCGGGTAAACATGATCTGAAAGTGGGAAAACCTGCTGCTGATACAATAGCCGAAAGTGAATGGTCGCAGTCACAGAGCGTGTCAGACAACGCTGTCGAGGATAAATTGCAGACAGGCGTGACTCTGCAAGGGAACAAAGCGGAATTTACGCTATTGAAGGATGACGATCTGTTGTCAGCCGATGCGTTAAGTGCGGTAATTCCTGTCCAAATTGCCGGATTGGTTAATCCGCCAACTAACTCGGTAACGCTGACTGAGAACACAGACGGATTGGCAGAAAATGATTTACCAGAGGGTGAAAACACTCTCACTCATATCCTGCCGGGCAAAAATGCCAAAGATACCGAACTGGCTAACGCAGATCTGGATGAAGACATGCCACTTTCTGCGACACAGGATGCGACCCTGAATCCTAAATCAGAAGACGCTGCCAATATCCGCCCTGTGCTGACCCCCATCGCCGGACAAGTAAAACTTGCTACCAGCAATAAAGCAGAGTACAGCCTGTCTTTCCAAAATAGTGCCCTCTCCAGAAATACCGCCTCAAGTAACAACAAAGAGGTCAATCTATTCCAGACCGCCATTCAGAGTGCCCCTGCCCTGACTGCCGCCACCATTGAAACAACCCCGGTGGATTCTCCGGTAGCATTGACGACATCTCCCCTGCTTTCAGCCGGACAACATGTCACCGGACAGCAACCTGCGGGCCACTTTCAGCTTAATGGAACAACCTTACCAATATTAAATGCACATCTTGGCAGTGAAGAATGGCAGCAACAACTTAATCAGCATGTGCTGTTTTTTAACCGGAATGGACTGCAACAAGCAGAACTTCGCTTACATCCCCAAGAATTGGGCGCACTGCATATCCGCATGAGTGTTGAAGATAACCAAGCGCAATTACATTTTATGTCCGCTCACCAAAATGTTCGCGCGGCTCTGGAAGCCGCATTACCGGGGCTTCGCCATGCACTGGCTGACAACGGCATTCAACTGGCACAAAGCAGCATCAATAGCGATGCTCAAGGAAATTGGCAACAAGAGCACCACACTCATCATCATGCCAATGACCACTCTAACTCCCGTGCAAATGTTCAAGGCCATAATTTGAACCCGGCAACAGGGGTAACGGCTTCCCATACATCAGTCATCCATCTGA